The following coding sequences are from one Ooceraea biroi isolate clonal line C1 chromosome 5, Obir_v5.4, whole genome shotgun sequence window:
- the LOC105287696 gene encoding integrator complex subunit 6 isoform X1 has protein sequence MTIIVFLIDTSASMNQRAYLGGRPTLLDVAKSAVETFVKVRQRSPESRGDRYMLLTFEEPPQNIKAGWKENLATFMNELKNLQCVGLTTLGAALKHALDVLNINRMQTGIDTYGQGRCPFYLEPSVIVVITDGGKYTTNSGVHPDQFTLPMHSPIPGSELTKEPFRWDQRLFSLVLRLSGTPAVERDIGMVASDASPIDAMCEVTGGRSYCITSFRMMIQCIDSLVQKVQSGVVINFEKIGPDPPPLANETPHQDEEENDDNENGNATNGPRAQYPNALASGNTAWHNCRRLIYVPRSAQKGFAVGFWPIPESFWPDLSASSLPPRSAHPNVKFTCTSQEPMVIENLPFDKYELEPSPLTQYILARKQPTTCWQVFVANSYKSSEVGHPFGYLKASTNLTCVNLFVMPYNYPVLLPLLEELFKVHRQKPTPEWRAQFQGYIRTMPTYYAASLRRALTRMGASAPLAQTLIPDNMDNSLSYSVLNYLKRLKNQAKIEFDRLCSEVISKQVAASNLTKNLSNCSTSAMTEGVKVVPRTPLKKDLVSHPLLQDKFTGLRDQLNEFGGFVVGLVRNQQQQRGAHSYRNAFDVPRKSLLDQVVRMRANFLQPGLLHTKLLDDDYVHSMPLAQMGNYQEYLKRMTPPLREIESVPVRQHMFGNPFKIDKRMMVDEADIDIVGAASSTSKGGLKRTLPQSDGGGSSSPRPSPNKRKPGPIPKDVIIRRPSYSPINTPPSPTSPTSPMSPWVMEDAKNQATPVSPVDASAPPSLICLPNVSPGNVSPCSSTPEKLVNGLAEMPIIPFYEPISVEHVNNNMDTPPVLTPIVNNIDTPKVEVKSERTDNARNECSRLPLVNDCIENSVRVVDSAAEERLTNHVEDKREPKSERERKPTKEELEDIRRHNLNIRDLVYKEVRRRGTNYATLLSHLRQIQGTLDIRLAFVKDIVKESLRFKRRNLASVLEEYLKDIQEDGCAINHKLNHNGATKISC, from the exons ATGACCATAATAGTCTTTCTGATCGACACCTCGGCCTCCATGAATCAGAGGGCTTATTTGGGCGGACGGCCCACGCTCTTGGACGTAGCCAAGAGTGCCGTGGAGACTTTCGTGAAG GTACGACAAAGGTCGCCGGAGAGCCGTGGGGATCGCTACATGCTCCTGACCTTCGAAGAACCACCTCAAAACATCAAG GCAGGATGGAAAGAAAACTTGGCGACGTTCATGAACGAGCTGAAGAATCTACAATGCGTCGGCCTGACGACTCTGGGTGCTGCCCTGAAGCACGCCCTGGATGTACTCAACATAAATCGTATGCAAACCGGCATAGACACGTACGGTCAAGGAAGATGCCCGTTTTATCTGGAGCCGTCTGTCATAGTCGTCATAACGGATGGGGGGAAATACACGACCAACAGCGGAGTGCATCCAGAT CAGTTTACGCTGCCGATGCACTCGCCGATACCTGGATCCGAGCTGACCAAAGAGCCTTTCAGGTGGGATCAACGACTGTTCTCGCTGGTGCTTCGTTTGTCGGGAACGCCAGCTGTCGAACGAGACATTGGTATGGTGGCAAGCGACGCGTCGCCAATAGACGCAATGTGTGAAGTGACGGGAG GTCGTTCTTACTGCATCACGTCGTTCAGAATGATGATCCAGTGTATAGATTCGTTGGTCCAAAAGGTTCAGTCGGGGGTGGTGATCAACTTTGAGAAGATCGGTCCCGATCCACCACCGTTGGCCAACGAGACTCCTCAccaggacgaggaggagaacgATGACAATGAGAACGGGAACGCGACTAATGGACCGCGCGCGCAGTACCCCAACGCGTTAGCGTCCGGGAACACGGCCTGGCACAACTGCAGACGCTTGATTTACGTGCCGCGATCGGCGCAGAAGGGCTTCGCGGTAGGCTTTTGGCCGATCCCGGAGAGTTTTTGGCCGGATCTCAGTGCTAGCTCATTACCGCCACGTTCGGCGCATCCGAACGTGAAGTTCACGTGCACGAGCCAGGAGCCGATGGTGATCGAGAACTTGCCATTCGACAAGTACGAGCTGGAACCGAGTCCGTTGACGCAATATATCCTAGCGCGGAAGCAGCCCACGACGTGCTGGCAGGTGTTCGTCGCGAATTCATACAAATCGAGCGAAGTAGGCCACCCGTTTGGATACTTGAAAGCGAGTACAAATCTAACGTGCGTGAATCTCTTCGTTATGCCTTACAATTATCCCGTGCTGTTACCTTTGTTGGAAGAGCTCTTCAAGGTGCACAGGCAAAAACCGACTCCAGAGTGGAGGGCGCAATTCCAGGGCTACATAAGAACCATGCCTACCTATTACGCCGCC TCGTTGCGCCGAGCACTGACCAGGATGGGCGCGTCCGCGCCCTTGGCGCAAACGTTGATACCGGACAACATGGATAACTCTCTGTCGTACAGCGTCTTGAATTACTTGAAGCGACTGAAGAATCAGGCAAAAATCGAATTCGATCGGCTCTGCAGCGAGGTGATATCCAAGCAAGTGGCCGCGTCGAATCTTACAAAGAATCTGTCCAACTGCAGCACGAGCGCGATGACGGAAGGAGTGAAAGTGGTGCCGAGGACGCCTTTGAAGAAAGACTTG GTGTCTCATCCTTTGCTGCAAGACAAATTTACGGGCCTGCGCGATCAGTTGAACGAGTTTGGCGGTTTCGTGGTCGGATTGGTGAGGaatcagcagcagcaacgtGGTGCTCACAGTTACAGGAATGCGTTTGACGTGCCGAGGAAGTCGTTGCTCGATCAGGTCGTGAGGATGCGTGCAAATTTTTTACAACCTGGTTTACTGCATACAAAATTACTTGACGACGATTACGTTCACTCGATGCCTTTAGCCCAGATGGGAAATTATCAGGAGTACTTGAAACGCATGACTCCGCCGTTGAGGGAAATCGAGAGCGTGCCAGTGAGGCAGCACATGtttg GTAATCCCTTCAAGATTGACAAGAGGATGATGGTAGACGAAGCCGACATCGACATAGTCGGCGCGGCATCCTCGACGTCCAAGGGCGGTCTCAAACGCACGCTACCACAGTCGGACGGCGGAGGTTCATCTTCCCCGAGGCCGTCGCCCAACAAGAGGAAACCCGGGCCCATACCGAAGGACGTGATCATACGGCGGCCTTCATACTCGCCTATCAACACTCCACCGAGTCCCACGAGCCCCACGAGTCCCATGAGTCCATGGGTAATGGAGGACGCGAAGAATCAAGCGACACCGGTATCGCCCGTCGACGCGAGTGCCCCGCCGAGCTTGATTTGTCTGCCGAACGTATCGCCGGGTAACGTCTCGCCGTGTTCGAGCACGCCGGAGAAGCTGGTGAACGGACTGGCCGAGATGCCGATTATACCGTTTTACGAGCCGATTTCAGTTGAGCACGTTAACAACAATATGGACACGCCACCCGTGTTAACGCCGATAGTTAACAATATCGACACGCCGAAGGTTGAAGTTAAAAGTGAACGGACAGATAACGCGAGGAACGAGTGCAGTCGGTTACCACTCGTTAACGATTGTATCGAGAATAGTGTGCGAGTCGTTGATAGTGCCGCTGAGGAGCGACTGACGAATCACGTGGAGGATAAGCGCGAGCCAAAGTCCGAGCGGGAGAGGAAGCCGACGAAGGAGGAGCTGGAGGATATCAGGCGACACAATCTCAACATACGGGATCTCGTTTACAAGGAAGTGCGAAGAAGAGGGACAA ATTACGCGACGCTGCTCTCGCACTTGCGTCAAATTCAGGGGACCCTAGATATACGGCTCGCGTTTGTCAAGGACATAGTAAAGGAATCATTACGCTTTAAACGACGTAACCTGGCGTCGGTGTTGGAAGAGTATCTTAAGGACATCCAAGAGGATGGTTGCGCTATAAATCACAAGCTGAATCACAATGGTGCCACGAAGATAAGTTGTTAA
- the LOC105287696 gene encoding integrator complex subunit 6 isoform X2, producing MTIIVFLIDTSASMNQRAYLGGRPTLLDVAKSAVETFVKVRQRSPESRGDRYMLLTFEEPPQNIKAGWKENLATFMNELKNLQCVGLTTLGAALKHALDVLNINRMQTGIDTYGQGRCPFYLEPSVIVVITDGGKYTTNSGVHPDFTLPMHSPIPGSELTKEPFRWDQRLFSLVLRLSGTPAVERDIGMVASDASPIDAMCEVTGGRSYCITSFRMMIQCIDSLVQKVQSGVVINFEKIGPDPPPLANETPHQDEEENDDNENGNATNGPRAQYPNALASGNTAWHNCRRLIYVPRSAQKGFAVGFWPIPESFWPDLSASSLPPRSAHPNVKFTCTSQEPMVIENLPFDKYELEPSPLTQYILARKQPTTCWQVFVANSYKSSEVGHPFGYLKASTNLTCVNLFVMPYNYPVLLPLLEELFKVHRQKPTPEWRAQFQGYIRTMPTYYAASLRRALTRMGASAPLAQTLIPDNMDNSLSYSVLNYLKRLKNQAKIEFDRLCSEVISKQVAASNLTKNLSNCSTSAMTEGVKVVPRTPLKKDLVSHPLLQDKFTGLRDQLNEFGGFVVGLVRNQQQQRGAHSYRNAFDVPRKSLLDQVVRMRANFLQPGLLHTKLLDDDYVHSMPLAQMGNYQEYLKRMTPPLREIESVPVRQHMFGNPFKIDKRMMVDEADIDIVGAASSTSKGGLKRTLPQSDGGGSSSPRPSPNKRKPGPIPKDVIIRRPSYSPINTPPSPTSPTSPMSPWVMEDAKNQATPVSPVDASAPPSLICLPNVSPGNVSPCSSTPEKLVNGLAEMPIIPFYEPISVEHVNNNMDTPPVLTPIVNNIDTPKVEVKSERTDNARNECSRLPLVNDCIENSVRVVDSAAEERLTNHVEDKREPKSERERKPTKEELEDIRRHNLNIRDLVYKEVRRRGTNYATLLSHLRQIQGTLDIRLAFVKDIVKESLRFKRRNLASVLEEYLKDIQEDGCAINHKLNHNGATKISC from the exons ATGACCATAATAGTCTTTCTGATCGACACCTCGGCCTCCATGAATCAGAGGGCTTATTTGGGCGGACGGCCCACGCTCTTGGACGTAGCCAAGAGTGCCGTGGAGACTTTCGTGAAG GTACGACAAAGGTCGCCGGAGAGCCGTGGGGATCGCTACATGCTCCTGACCTTCGAAGAACCACCTCAAAACATCAAG GCAGGATGGAAAGAAAACTTGGCGACGTTCATGAACGAGCTGAAGAATCTACAATGCGTCGGCCTGACGACTCTGGGTGCTGCCCTGAAGCACGCCCTGGATGTACTCAACATAAATCGTATGCAAACCGGCATAGACACGTACGGTCAAGGAAGATGCCCGTTTTATCTGGAGCCGTCTGTCATAGTCGTCATAACGGATGGGGGGAAATACACGACCAACAGCGGAGTGCATCCAGAT TTTACGCTGCCGATGCACTCGCCGATACCTGGATCCGAGCTGACCAAAGAGCCTTTCAGGTGGGATCAACGACTGTTCTCGCTGGTGCTTCGTTTGTCGGGAACGCCAGCTGTCGAACGAGACATTGGTATGGTGGCAAGCGACGCGTCGCCAATAGACGCAATGTGTGAAGTGACGGGAG GTCGTTCTTACTGCATCACGTCGTTCAGAATGATGATCCAGTGTATAGATTCGTTGGTCCAAAAGGTTCAGTCGGGGGTGGTGATCAACTTTGAGAAGATCGGTCCCGATCCACCACCGTTGGCCAACGAGACTCCTCAccaggacgaggaggagaacgATGACAATGAGAACGGGAACGCGACTAATGGACCGCGCGCGCAGTACCCCAACGCGTTAGCGTCCGGGAACACGGCCTGGCACAACTGCAGACGCTTGATTTACGTGCCGCGATCGGCGCAGAAGGGCTTCGCGGTAGGCTTTTGGCCGATCCCGGAGAGTTTTTGGCCGGATCTCAGTGCTAGCTCATTACCGCCACGTTCGGCGCATCCGAACGTGAAGTTCACGTGCACGAGCCAGGAGCCGATGGTGATCGAGAACTTGCCATTCGACAAGTACGAGCTGGAACCGAGTCCGTTGACGCAATATATCCTAGCGCGGAAGCAGCCCACGACGTGCTGGCAGGTGTTCGTCGCGAATTCATACAAATCGAGCGAAGTAGGCCACCCGTTTGGATACTTGAAAGCGAGTACAAATCTAACGTGCGTGAATCTCTTCGTTATGCCTTACAATTATCCCGTGCTGTTACCTTTGTTGGAAGAGCTCTTCAAGGTGCACAGGCAAAAACCGACTCCAGAGTGGAGGGCGCAATTCCAGGGCTACATAAGAACCATGCCTACCTATTACGCCGCC TCGTTGCGCCGAGCACTGACCAGGATGGGCGCGTCCGCGCCCTTGGCGCAAACGTTGATACCGGACAACATGGATAACTCTCTGTCGTACAGCGTCTTGAATTACTTGAAGCGACTGAAGAATCAGGCAAAAATCGAATTCGATCGGCTCTGCAGCGAGGTGATATCCAAGCAAGTGGCCGCGTCGAATCTTACAAAGAATCTGTCCAACTGCAGCACGAGCGCGATGACGGAAGGAGTGAAAGTGGTGCCGAGGACGCCTTTGAAGAAAGACTTG GTGTCTCATCCTTTGCTGCAAGACAAATTTACGGGCCTGCGCGATCAGTTGAACGAGTTTGGCGGTTTCGTGGTCGGATTGGTGAGGaatcagcagcagcaacgtGGTGCTCACAGTTACAGGAATGCGTTTGACGTGCCGAGGAAGTCGTTGCTCGATCAGGTCGTGAGGATGCGTGCAAATTTTTTACAACCTGGTTTACTGCATACAAAATTACTTGACGACGATTACGTTCACTCGATGCCTTTAGCCCAGATGGGAAATTATCAGGAGTACTTGAAACGCATGACTCCGCCGTTGAGGGAAATCGAGAGCGTGCCAGTGAGGCAGCACATGtttg GTAATCCCTTCAAGATTGACAAGAGGATGATGGTAGACGAAGCCGACATCGACATAGTCGGCGCGGCATCCTCGACGTCCAAGGGCGGTCTCAAACGCACGCTACCACAGTCGGACGGCGGAGGTTCATCTTCCCCGAGGCCGTCGCCCAACAAGAGGAAACCCGGGCCCATACCGAAGGACGTGATCATACGGCGGCCTTCATACTCGCCTATCAACACTCCACCGAGTCCCACGAGCCCCACGAGTCCCATGAGTCCATGGGTAATGGAGGACGCGAAGAATCAAGCGACACCGGTATCGCCCGTCGACGCGAGTGCCCCGCCGAGCTTGATTTGTCTGCCGAACGTATCGCCGGGTAACGTCTCGCCGTGTTCGAGCACGCCGGAGAAGCTGGTGAACGGACTGGCCGAGATGCCGATTATACCGTTTTACGAGCCGATTTCAGTTGAGCACGTTAACAACAATATGGACACGCCACCCGTGTTAACGCCGATAGTTAACAATATCGACACGCCGAAGGTTGAAGTTAAAAGTGAACGGACAGATAACGCGAGGAACGAGTGCAGTCGGTTACCACTCGTTAACGATTGTATCGAGAATAGTGTGCGAGTCGTTGATAGTGCCGCTGAGGAGCGACTGACGAATCACGTGGAGGATAAGCGCGAGCCAAAGTCCGAGCGGGAGAGGAAGCCGACGAAGGAGGAGCTGGAGGATATCAGGCGACACAATCTCAACATACGGGATCTCGTTTACAAGGAAGTGCGAAGAAGAGGGACAA ATTACGCGACGCTGCTCTCGCACTTGCGTCAAATTCAGGGGACCCTAGATATACGGCTCGCGTTTGTCAAGGACATAGTAAAGGAATCATTACGCTTTAAACGACGTAACCTGGCGTCGGTGTTGGAAGAGTATCTTAAGGACATCCAAGAGGATGGTTGCGCTATAAATCACAAGCTGAATCACAATGGTGCCACGAAGATAAGTTGTTAA
- the LOC105287691 gene encoding uncharacterized protein LOC105287691, with product MKKRSLSGNVGVGVFLLAFLCVCVAFGTPAWLVSDPRIIGAQLDRLGLWRHCFRSLPNPQESDAPKRFFVGCRWVYDPFTAGYSEIRGFLLPPFMIATQVFFTLCFLLGLISFCLILLFTLCCDPERKRYIELISTIGYLTLASGLSGALAVIIFACLGNADGWMPGHANNYLGWSFALGVIGSVLTLIASGLFLVEANVQRKKRNYLKESQTRFQLESRA from the exons ATGAAGAAGCGCAGCTTGTCCGGCaacgtcggcgtcggcgtgtTCCTGCTGGCGTTCCTGTGCGTGTGCGTCGCATTTGGCACGCCCGCGTGGCTGGTGAGCGACCCGAGGATCATCGGGGCGCAGCTCGACCGACTCGGCCTCTGGCGACACTGCTTCAGGTCGCTGCCGAATCCCCAGGAGTCCGACGCGCCCAAGCGCTTCTTCGTCGGCTGCAGATGGGTCTACGATCCGTTCACCGCGGGCTACTCCGAGATCCGTGGATTCCTGCTGCCTC CGTTCATGATAGCCACCCAAGTGTTCTTCACGCTGTGCTTCCTACTGGGCCTGATATCGTTCTGCCTGATACTGCTCTTCACCCTGTGCTGCGACCCAGAGCGCAAGAGATACATCGAACTGATAAGCACCATCGGTTACTTGACGCTGGCGAGTGGTCTCAGCGGTGCATTGGCGGTCATCATATTCGCCTGCCTCGGGAACGCCGACGGCTGGATGCCCGGACACGCGAATAATTATCTGGGGTGGTCGTTCGCCCTGGGCGTCATAGGCAGCGTGCTGACGCTGATCGCGAGCGGTCTCTTCCTGGTGGAGGCAAACGTGCAACGAAAGAAACGCAATTACCTGAAGGAATCTCAAACTCGCTTTCAGCTCGAATCTCGTGCCTGA
- the LOC105287690 gene encoding uncharacterized protein LOC105287690, translating into MGKTKTGRTAVACTAVAFVLVVIAFTTPNWLETDGKLDNPQFVKIGLWQVCFQGFQDPRHLYDTRFYGCWWVFEEEYYIIHDILLPDFFVATQFFFTLCLTLLLIGTFLTITYTCCSRQHDKFQLLLWATGGNLTLAGVCGVISVIIFGARGDGRDWMPNWEHNDIGWSYALAVVGSVTLIAAGILFLIEGRRHRKRQERILKDEQKTHTTI; encoded by the exons ATGGGAAAGACGAAGACGGGCAGGACCGCCGTCGCGTGCACGGCGGTGGCGTTCGTTCTAGTGGTCATCGCCTTCACCACGCCCAACTGGCTGGAGACCGACGGCAAACTGGACAATCCGCAGTTCGTCAAGATCG GTCTCTGGCAGGTGTGCTTCCAAGGATTCCAGGACCCGCGTCACCTCTACGACACCAGGTTCTACGGCTGCTGGTGGGTGTTCGAGGAGGAATACTACATTATACACGACATCCTGCTGCCCGACTTCTTCGTCGCGACGCAGTTCTTCTTCACGCTGTGCCTGACGCTGCTGCTGATCGGTACTTTCCTGACCATCACGTACACCTGCTGTTCTCGGCAGCACGACAAGTTCCAGCTGCTTCTGTGGGCAACCGGTGGCAATCTGACCCTAGCCGGAGTATGCGGTGTCATATCGGTAATCATATTCGGTGCCAGAGGCGACGGAAGGGACTGGATGCCCAATTGGGAGCACAACGACATAGGCTGGTCGTACGCTCTGGCAGTGGTGGGCAGTGTCACCCTGATTGCCGCCGGGATCCTGTTTCTGATCGAAGGCCGCAGGCACAGGAAACGCCAGGAGCGAATATTGAAGGACGAACAAAAGACGCACACGACCATCTAG
- the LOC105287696 gene encoding integrator complex subunit 6 isoform X3, with protein MNELKNLQCVGLTTLGAALKHALDVLNINRMQTGIDTYGQGRCPFYLEPSVIVVITDGGKYTTNSGVHPDQFTLPMHSPIPGSELTKEPFRWDQRLFSLVLRLSGTPAVERDIGMVASDASPIDAMCEVTGGRSYCITSFRMMIQCIDSLVQKVQSGVVINFEKIGPDPPPLANETPHQDEEENDDNENGNATNGPRAQYPNALASGNTAWHNCRRLIYVPRSAQKGFAVGFWPIPESFWPDLSASSLPPRSAHPNVKFTCTSQEPMVIENLPFDKYELEPSPLTQYILARKQPTTCWQVFVANSYKSSEVGHPFGYLKASTNLTCVNLFVMPYNYPVLLPLLEELFKVHRQKPTPEWRAQFQGYIRTMPTYYAASLRRALTRMGASAPLAQTLIPDNMDNSLSYSVLNYLKRLKNQAKIEFDRLCSEVISKQVAASNLTKNLSNCSTSAMTEGVKVVPRTPLKKDLVSHPLLQDKFTGLRDQLNEFGGFVVGLVRNQQQQRGAHSYRNAFDVPRKSLLDQVVRMRANFLQPGLLHTKLLDDDYVHSMPLAQMGNYQEYLKRMTPPLREIESVPVRQHMFGNPFKIDKRMMVDEADIDIVGAASSTSKGGLKRTLPQSDGGGSSSPRPSPNKRKPGPIPKDVIIRRPSYSPINTPPSPTSPTSPMSPWVMEDAKNQATPVSPVDASAPPSLICLPNVSPGNVSPCSSTPEKLVNGLAEMPIIPFYEPISVEHVNNNMDTPPVLTPIVNNIDTPKVEVKSERTDNARNECSRLPLVNDCIENSVRVVDSAAEERLTNHVEDKREPKSERERKPTKEELEDIRRHNLNIRDLVYKEVRRRGTNYATLLSHLRQIQGTLDIRLAFVKDIVKESLRFKRRNLASVLEEYLKDIQEDGCAINHKLNHNGATKISC; from the exons ATGAACGAGCTGAAGAATCTACAATGCGTCGGCCTGACGACTCTGGGTGCTGCCCTGAAGCACGCCCTGGATGTACTCAACATAAATCGTATGCAAACCGGCATAGACACGTACGGTCAAGGAAGATGCCCGTTTTATCTGGAGCCGTCTGTCATAGTCGTCATAACGGATGGGGGGAAATACACGACCAACAGCGGAGTGCATCCAGAT CAGTTTACGCTGCCGATGCACTCGCCGATACCTGGATCCGAGCTGACCAAAGAGCCTTTCAGGTGGGATCAACGACTGTTCTCGCTGGTGCTTCGTTTGTCGGGAACGCCAGCTGTCGAACGAGACATTGGTATGGTGGCAAGCGACGCGTCGCCAATAGACGCAATGTGTGAAGTGACGGGAG GTCGTTCTTACTGCATCACGTCGTTCAGAATGATGATCCAGTGTATAGATTCGTTGGTCCAAAAGGTTCAGTCGGGGGTGGTGATCAACTTTGAGAAGATCGGTCCCGATCCACCACCGTTGGCCAACGAGACTCCTCAccaggacgaggaggagaacgATGACAATGAGAACGGGAACGCGACTAATGGACCGCGCGCGCAGTACCCCAACGCGTTAGCGTCCGGGAACACGGCCTGGCACAACTGCAGACGCTTGATTTACGTGCCGCGATCGGCGCAGAAGGGCTTCGCGGTAGGCTTTTGGCCGATCCCGGAGAGTTTTTGGCCGGATCTCAGTGCTAGCTCATTACCGCCACGTTCGGCGCATCCGAACGTGAAGTTCACGTGCACGAGCCAGGAGCCGATGGTGATCGAGAACTTGCCATTCGACAAGTACGAGCTGGAACCGAGTCCGTTGACGCAATATATCCTAGCGCGGAAGCAGCCCACGACGTGCTGGCAGGTGTTCGTCGCGAATTCATACAAATCGAGCGAAGTAGGCCACCCGTTTGGATACTTGAAAGCGAGTACAAATCTAACGTGCGTGAATCTCTTCGTTATGCCTTACAATTATCCCGTGCTGTTACCTTTGTTGGAAGAGCTCTTCAAGGTGCACAGGCAAAAACCGACTCCAGAGTGGAGGGCGCAATTCCAGGGCTACATAAGAACCATGCCTACCTATTACGCCGCC TCGTTGCGCCGAGCACTGACCAGGATGGGCGCGTCCGCGCCCTTGGCGCAAACGTTGATACCGGACAACATGGATAACTCTCTGTCGTACAGCGTCTTGAATTACTTGAAGCGACTGAAGAATCAGGCAAAAATCGAATTCGATCGGCTCTGCAGCGAGGTGATATCCAAGCAAGTGGCCGCGTCGAATCTTACAAAGAATCTGTCCAACTGCAGCACGAGCGCGATGACGGAAGGAGTGAAAGTGGTGCCGAGGACGCCTTTGAAGAAAGACTTG GTGTCTCATCCTTTGCTGCAAGACAAATTTACGGGCCTGCGCGATCAGTTGAACGAGTTTGGCGGTTTCGTGGTCGGATTGGTGAGGaatcagcagcagcaacgtGGTGCTCACAGTTACAGGAATGCGTTTGACGTGCCGAGGAAGTCGTTGCTCGATCAGGTCGTGAGGATGCGTGCAAATTTTTTACAACCTGGTTTACTGCATACAAAATTACTTGACGACGATTACGTTCACTCGATGCCTTTAGCCCAGATGGGAAATTATCAGGAGTACTTGAAACGCATGACTCCGCCGTTGAGGGAAATCGAGAGCGTGCCAGTGAGGCAGCACATGtttg GTAATCCCTTCAAGATTGACAAGAGGATGATGGTAGACGAAGCCGACATCGACATAGTCGGCGCGGCATCCTCGACGTCCAAGGGCGGTCTCAAACGCACGCTACCACAGTCGGACGGCGGAGGTTCATCTTCCCCGAGGCCGTCGCCCAACAAGAGGAAACCCGGGCCCATACCGAAGGACGTGATCATACGGCGGCCTTCATACTCGCCTATCAACACTCCACCGAGTCCCACGAGCCCCACGAGTCCCATGAGTCCATGGGTAATGGAGGACGCGAAGAATCAAGCGACACCGGTATCGCCCGTCGACGCGAGTGCCCCGCCGAGCTTGATTTGTCTGCCGAACGTATCGCCGGGTAACGTCTCGCCGTGTTCGAGCACGCCGGAGAAGCTGGTGAACGGACTGGCCGAGATGCCGATTATACCGTTTTACGAGCCGATTTCAGTTGAGCACGTTAACAACAATATGGACACGCCACCCGTGTTAACGCCGATAGTTAACAATATCGACACGCCGAAGGTTGAAGTTAAAAGTGAACGGACAGATAACGCGAGGAACGAGTGCAGTCGGTTACCACTCGTTAACGATTGTATCGAGAATAGTGTGCGAGTCGTTGATAGTGCCGCTGAGGAGCGACTGACGAATCACGTGGAGGATAAGCGCGAGCCAAAGTCCGAGCGGGAGAGGAAGCCGACGAAGGAGGAGCTGGAGGATATCAGGCGACACAATCTCAACATACGGGATCTCGTTTACAAGGAAGTGCGAAGAAGAGGGACAA ATTACGCGACGCTGCTCTCGCACTTGCGTCAAATTCAGGGGACCCTAGATATACGGCTCGCGTTTGTCAAGGACATAGTAAAGGAATCATTACGCTTTAAACGACGTAACCTGGCGTCGGTGTTGGAAGAGTATCTTAAGGACATCCAAGAGGATGGTTGCGCTATAAATCACAAGCTGAATCACAATGGTGCCACGAAGATAAGTTGTTAA